A part of Miscanthus floridulus cultivar M001 chromosome 6, ASM1932011v1, whole genome shotgun sequence genomic DNA contains:
- the LOC136456985 gene encoding uncharacterized protein isoform X3, whose protein sequence is MHPMILHGGLTTGRCLIMESVRSYVGSVLEDDDICVVAKLLGDLMAYRASGTAYRASGTGHLELVAGLSLLQRSKSSTIISKELVEAPQDLIQEAILFHPFAEAAYTGPLLDFGRNPLMFPCVWLNRQGVLTPWTRARRPVLEGDNWWRGHAAAFLKYANVTPEVLRKGRVNQTKREAAYFVVVLHYLSTVVIAIHGTETPEDVITDGLCKECSLNIDDLDGLINSDHLSPQVKNAVLSSPHYGHAGIVESARELYAELEGHPIHQDQ, encoded by the exons ATGCATCCCATGATATTGCATGGAGGGCTCACTACAGGGAGGTGTTTGATCATGGAATCCGTGAGGTCTTATGTAGG GAGTGTGTTGGAAGATGATGATATATGTGTTGTGGCAAAGTTATTGGGTGATCTTATGGCTTATCGCGCATCTGGAACTGCTTATCGCGCATCTGGAACTGGTCATCTTGAACTCGTAGCAG GACTTTCACTACTGCAGAGATCTAAGTCATCCACAATTATTTCAAAAGAACTAGTGGAGGCTCCTCAAGATCTCATCCAAGAGGCTATTCTCTTTCATCCATTTGCTGAAGCTGCCTATACA GGCCCACTGCTTGATTTTGGAAGGAATCCTCTTATGTTTCCTTGTGTGTGGCTCAATAGGCAAGGTGTTTTGACCCCATGGACTCGTGCTAG ACGACCAGTTCTTGAAGGTGATAACTGGTGGAGAGGGCATGCAGCTGCTTTCCTAAAATATGCCAATGTGACCCCGGAAGTCCTCCGAAAAGGTCGTGTTAATCAG ACAAAACGCGAGGCGGCCTATTTTGTTGTTGTCTTACATTATTTGAGTACGGTAGTCATCGCTATCCATGGAACTGAGACACCAGAAGATGTTATTACCGATGGCTTGTGTAAGGAATGTTCTCTTAATATAGATGACCTGGATGGACTGATCAA TTCTGATCATCTGTctcctcaagtgaagaatgcTGTTCTCTCATCTCCACACTATGGACATGCAGGAATTGTTGAATCAGCTCGAGAGCTGTATGCAGAACTTGAGGGGCATCCCATACATCAAGATCAATAA
- the LOC136456985 gene encoding uncharacterized protein isoform X4, translated as MHPMILHGGLTTGRCLIMESVRSVLEDDDICVVAKLLGDLMAYRASGTAYRASGTGHLELVAGLSLLQRSKSSTIISKELVEAPQDLIQEAILFHPFAEAAYTGPLLDFGRNPLMFPCVWLNRQGVLTPWTRARRPVLEGDNWWRGHAAAFLKYANVTPEVLRKGRVNQTKREAAYFVVVLHYLSTVVIAIHGTETPEDVITDGLCKECSLNIDDLDGLINSDHLSPQVKNAVLSSPHYGHAGIVESARELYAELEGHPIHQDQ; from the exons ATGCATCCCATGATATTGCATGGAGGGCTCACTACAGGGAGGTGTTTGATCATGGAATCCGTGAG GAGTGTGTTGGAAGATGATGATATATGTGTTGTGGCAAAGTTATTGGGTGATCTTATGGCTTATCGCGCATCTGGAACTGCTTATCGCGCATCTGGAACTGGTCATCTTGAACTCGTAGCAG GACTTTCACTACTGCAGAGATCTAAGTCATCCACAATTATTTCAAAAGAACTAGTGGAGGCTCCTCAAGATCTCATCCAAGAGGCTATTCTCTTTCATCCATTTGCTGAAGCTGCCTATACA GGCCCACTGCTTGATTTTGGAAGGAATCCTCTTATGTTTCCTTGTGTGTGGCTCAATAGGCAAGGTGTTTTGACCCCATGGACTCGTGCTAG ACGACCAGTTCTTGAAGGTGATAACTGGTGGAGAGGGCATGCAGCTGCTTTCCTAAAATATGCCAATGTGACCCCGGAAGTCCTCCGAAAAGGTCGTGTTAATCAG ACAAAACGCGAGGCGGCCTATTTTGTTGTTGTCTTACATTATTTGAGTACGGTAGTCATCGCTATCCATGGAACTGAGACACCAGAAGATGTTATTACCGATGGCTTGTGTAAGGAATGTTCTCTTAATATAGATGACCTGGATGGACTGATCAA TTCTGATCATCTGTctcctcaagtgaagaatgcTGTTCTCTCATCTCCACACTATGGACATGCAGGAATTGTTGAATCAGCTCGAGAGCTGTATGCAGAACTTGAGGGGCATCCCATACATCAAGATCAATAA
- the LOC136456985 gene encoding uncharacterized protein isoform X2 — MHPMILHGGLTTGRCLIMESVRSYVGCVKYLSVLEDDDICVVAKLLGDLMAYRASGTAYRASGTGHLELVAGLSLLQRSKSSTIISKELVEAPQDLIQEAILFHPFAEAAYTGPLLDFGRNPLMFPCVWLNRQGVLTPWTRARRPVLEGDNWWRGHAAAFLKYANVTPEVLRKGRVNQTKREAAYFVVVLHYLSTVVIAIHGTETPEDVITDGLCKECSLNIDDLDGLINSDHLSPQVKNAVLSSPHYGHAGIVESARELYAELEGHPIHQDQ, encoded by the exons ATGCATCCCATGATATTGCATGGAGGGCTCACTACAGGGAGGTGTTTGATCATGGAATCCGTGAGGTCTTATGTAGGGTGTGTTAAATATTT GAGTGTGTTGGAAGATGATGATATATGTGTTGTGGCAAAGTTATTGGGTGATCTTATGGCTTATCGCGCATCTGGAACTGCTTATCGCGCATCTGGAACTGGTCATCTTGAACTCGTAGCAG GACTTTCACTACTGCAGAGATCTAAGTCATCCACAATTATTTCAAAAGAACTAGTGGAGGCTCCTCAAGATCTCATCCAAGAGGCTATTCTCTTTCATCCATTTGCTGAAGCTGCCTATACA GGCCCACTGCTTGATTTTGGAAGGAATCCTCTTATGTTTCCTTGTGTGTGGCTCAATAGGCAAGGTGTTTTGACCCCATGGACTCGTGCTAG ACGACCAGTTCTTGAAGGTGATAACTGGTGGAGAGGGCATGCAGCTGCTTTCCTAAAATATGCCAATGTGACCCCGGAAGTCCTCCGAAAAGGTCGTGTTAATCAG ACAAAACGCGAGGCGGCCTATTTTGTTGTTGTCTTACATTATTTGAGTACGGTAGTCATCGCTATCCATGGAACTGAGACACCAGAAGATGTTATTACCGATGGCTTGTGTAAGGAATGTTCTCTTAATATAGATGACCTGGATGGACTGATCAA TTCTGATCATCTGTctcctcaagtgaagaatgcTGTTCTCTCATCTCCACACTATGGACATGCAGGAATTGTTGAATCAGCTCGAGAGCTGTATGCAGAACTTGAGGGGCATCCCATACATCAAGATCAATAA
- the LOC136456983 gene encoding uncharacterized protein, with protein MWKTLSNMYSRRGNVMVMMEIQNKADVVKQAGRPVEQYASELQYLWGDLDHYAPLHMREPQDAQDVQKWVEDRRVTHFLRILDPEFESRRAAFCHQDSLPTMEEAMSAMVIEESRLRMMSGNNPVKSAYTTVAEKECFNCGEKGHLSYNCPLPQNYGGRSGTHGGRGGARGDQGGGRGDRGGGRAGGRGRGRGGPQANAATMDSGSQVNAATTEEVPSLTLTGEQVKQWEQWQKIRASEISKTTPVGPAIATTGHFGNFANYAHLGKGTQAQALASTYRHNIEWVIDSGASKHVTGISSSFKTYTPHSYSETIQIADGTSQPIHGVGSIECTPSLCLSSVLHVPS; from the coding sequence ATGTGGAAAACCCTGAGTAACATGTATTCTAGGCGAGGGAATGTGATGGTGATGATGGAAATCCAGAACAAGGCCGATGTAGTGAAACAAGCGGGGCGACCAGTGGAGCAATATGCTAGTGAGTTGCAGTACCTGTGGGGAGACCTGGACCACTATGCTCCACTTCATATGAGAGAGCCACAGGATGCCCAAGATGTTCAGAAGTGGGTAGAGGATAGGAGGGTGACTCATTTCCTGAGGATCTTGGATCCTGAGTTTGAGAGTAGGAGGGCTGCCTTTTGTCACCAGGATAGTCTACCTACCATGGAGGAGGCTATGTCAGCCATGGTCATTGAGGAGAGTAGGCTTCGGATGATGAGTGGTAACAATCCTGTAAAATCAGCCTACACCACAGTGGCGGAGAAGGAGTGCTTCAACTGTGGAGAGAAGGGACACTTGAGCTACAATTGTCCTCTGCCTCAAAACTATGGTGGTAGGAGTGGAACTCATGGAGGTCGTGGTGGTGCTCGTGGTGATCAAGGAGGTGGCCGTGGTGACCGTGGAGGAGGCCGTGCAGGGGGTCGTGGCAGAGGCCGTGGTGGTCCTCAAGCCAATGCTGCTACCATGGATAGTGGTTCTCAAGTAAATGCTGCTACTACAGAGGAGGTTCCATCTCTCACCTTGACTGGGGAGCAGGTCAAGCAGTGGGAACAATGGCAGAAGATCAGAGCATCTGAAATCTCCAAAACTACTCCAGTTGGTCCTGCAATTGCCACCACCGGTCACTTTGGTAACTTTGCCAACTATGCCCACTTGGGCAAAGGTACTCAGGCACAGGCACTTGCATCCACATATAGGCATAACATAGAATGGGTCATTGATTCAGGAGCTTCCAAGCATGTCACAGGCATATCTAGTTCTTTTAAAACATACACTCCACATTCCTACTCTGAGACTATTCAAATTGCTGATGGCACCTCCCAACCCATTCATGGTGTAGGATCTATAGAGTGTACTCCATCCCTTTGCTTATCATCTGTTTTGCATGTTCCTTCCTAG
- the LOC136456985 gene encoding uncharacterized protein isoform X5, with amino-acid sequence MHPMILHGGLTTGRCLIMESVRSYVGCVKYLSVLEDDDICVVAKLLGDLMAYRASGTAYRASGTGHLELVAGLSLLQRSKSSTIISKELVEAPQDLIQEAILFHPFAEAAYTGPLLDFGRNPLMFPCVWLNRQGVLTPWTRARRPVLEGDNWWRGHAAAFLKYANVTPEVLRKGRVNQTKREAAYFVVVLHYLSTVVIAIHGTETPEDVITDGLCKECSLNIDDLDGLIKNC; translated from the exons ATGCATCCCATGATATTGCATGGAGGGCTCACTACAGGGAGGTGTTTGATCATGGAATCCGTGAGGTCTTATGTAGGGTGTGTTAAATATTT GAGTGTGTTGGAAGATGATGATATATGTGTTGTGGCAAAGTTATTGGGTGATCTTATGGCTTATCGCGCATCTGGAACTGCTTATCGCGCATCTGGAACTGGTCATCTTGAACTCGTAGCAG GACTTTCACTACTGCAGAGATCTAAGTCATCCACAATTATTTCAAAAGAACTAGTGGAGGCTCCTCAAGATCTCATCCAAGAGGCTATTCTCTTTCATCCATTTGCTGAAGCTGCCTATACA GGCCCACTGCTTGATTTTGGAAGGAATCCTCTTATGTTTCCTTGTGTGTGGCTCAATAGGCAAGGTGTTTTGACCCCATGGACTCGTGCTAG ACGACCAGTTCTTGAAGGTGATAACTGGTGGAGAGGGCATGCAGCTGCTTTCCTAAAATATGCCAATGTGACCCCGGAAGTCCTCCGAAAAGGTCGTGTTAATCAG ACAAAACGCGAGGCGGCCTATTTTGTTGTTGTCTTACATTATTTGAGTACGGTAGTCATCGCTATCCATGGAACTGAGACACCAGAAGATGTTATTACCGATGGCTTGTGTAAGGAATGTTCTCTTAATATAGATGACCTGGATGGACTGATCAA GAATTGTTGA